One window of Branchiostoma lanceolatum isolate klBraLanc5 chromosome 8, klBraLanc5.hap2, whole genome shotgun sequence genomic DNA carries:
- the LOC136440830 gene encoding uncharacterized protein — MQCVGVVVLTTVLISMGAAVEPPTYVAGSNPIIPKINPLQSNIENSLPWYFKGLHLQEDAPNYLEEPAVFSEGTKPLCQLKELKDGDEEEGATKRGAMPMQALASGRFGRSSLAKKVPLAALSTGRFGRSPHALEKVPFGALKADRFGSLPMDALMAGRFGRATGLPKKLTIEALTPGRFGRSVGGLNKKVPLEALAAGRFGRSGSLTKKVPLAALAVGRFGRDDQMAPREVRNVGVVSLRMPLAALATGRFGRSAPTEGSPNTSQKELEARGNAGEEEIEMASENDGSHPQLEKASEPNQTTPRMKSTVSRRRFDFSKLPLEALRTGRFKRQRETSTVDGHRGDMVPTNMPSLKEDYGNDSTVRYSPSMAYSTANHGQGTDQQDDYV, encoded by the coding sequence ATGCAGTGTGTGGGCGTGGTCGTTCTGACCACCGTGCTCATCTCGATGGGTGCAGCAGTCGAACCACCCACCTATGTCGCAGGCAGTAACCCAATAATCCCGAAGATAAATCCCCTGCAAAGTAACATCGAAAATTCCCTTCCCTGGTATTTCAAAGGCCTTCACCTTCAAGAGGATGCACCCAACTACCTTGAAGAACCTGCTGTCTTTTCCGAGGGAACCAAGCCCCTGTGTCAACTGAAAGAATTGAAAGACGGCGACGAGGAAGAAGGCGCTACTAAAAGGGGAGCCATGCCCATGCAAGCCTTAGCCAGCGGAAGATTCGGTCGGTCCAGCTTGGCCAAAAAAGTTCCTCTCGCAGCGCTATCGACTGGACGCTTTGGCAGGTCCCCCCACGCCTTGGAAAAGGTGCCCTTCGGAGCGTTGAAGGCAGACCGATTCGGAAGTCTCCCCATGGATGCCCTGATGGCCGGTCGGTTTGGAAGGGCAACTGGTCTTCCCAAGAAATTAACCATTGAAGCGCTGACGCCGGGTCGCTTCGGCCGGTCCGTCGGCGGACTGAACAAGAAAGTCCCCCTGGAGGCCCTGGCAGCTGGGCGGTTCGGCAGATCCGGAAGCTTGACGAAGAAAGTCCCTCTAGCAGCCTTAGCCGTTGGCAGATTCGGAAGAGACGACCAAATGGCACCCCGGGAAGTACGGAATGTCGGCGTCGTCTCTCTAAGGATGCCCCTAGCAGCTCTGGCCACCGGCCGGTTCGGAAGATCGGCACCAACAGAGGGCAGCCCCAACACGTCACAAAAAGAGCTCGAGGCCAGAGGCAATGCAGGAGAAGAGGAAATCGAGATGGCATCAGAAAACGACGGAAGCCATCCACAGTTGGAGAAAGCATCGGAACCCAACCAGACCACTCCGAGGATGAAGTCGACGGTGTCTCGGCGCCGGTTCGACTTCAGCAAACTCCCGCTAGAAGCGCTGAGAACCGGCCGCTTCAAACGGCAACGGGAGACGTCGACCGTGGACGGCCATCGCGGCGACATGGTTCCAACAAATATGCCCAGCTTAAAGGAAGACTAcgggaacgactcaacggtgagGTACAGCCCGTCCATGGCATACTCTACGGCCAATCACGGACAGGGCACCGATCAACAAGACGACTACGTCTAG